A single region of the Triticum dicoccoides isolate Atlit2015 ecotype Zavitan chromosome 2B, WEW_v2.0, whole genome shotgun sequence genome encodes:
- the LOC119368230 gene encoding putative lipid-transfer protein DIR1, producing MTMRPLVLLALAAVLAAGIGSAEGAGECARAIARVPQLARCAPAGRNPQSAPTAICCVAVRKVSMASPDCVCAVFLNDAFKLLGVKPEVALTIPKRCGIADCGDNTFP from the coding sequence ATGACAATGAGGCCGCTCGTCCTTCTTGCCCTGGCCGCCGTGCTCGCAGCCGGTATCGGCAGCGCTGAGGGAGCTGGCGAGTGCGCGAGGGCCATCGCCAGGGTCCCGCAACTGGCTCGGTGCGCCCCGGCGGGGCGCAACCCGCAGTCCGCGCCGACGGCCATCTGCTGCGTGGCGGTGCGCAAGGTCAGCATGGCGAGCCCCGATTGCGTGTGCGCCGTCTTCCTGAACGACGCCTTCAAACTGTTGGGAGTGAAGCCTGAGGTCGCACTCACGATCCCCAAGCGCTGTGGCATAGCCGACTGCGGAG